Below is a genomic region from Citrobacter telavivensis.
TCATTCCCAGATTGCGCAGCATCGCCGCTTCATCGACCTCCAGTCCCGCCAGCATAAAGTTGGCCTGATGCAGCGCGCCTGCGCTCAACACGAAACTTTCCGGGATCGCAATCCACTCCGCATGCCACGGCCCGGTCGCGCGTTCCAGATCCTGAACCATCGCATCCAGCATCAGTCCGGCCTGTTGACGAACGCCTTTTGCACAGGCCAGCATCAGTTCGCTGGAGATAGGGTTGCGTTTTTGCGGCATGGTGCTGCTCGCACCGCGTCCTTTTACGAACGGTTCATACAGTTCGCCAAACTCGTTCGACGCCATCAGCATCACGTCATACGCAATCTTCCCTAACGAACCGGTCATGACCGCCAGCAGGTTCACCGCTTCGGCAAAGCCGTCGCGCGCCACGTGCCAGGTGGAAGTGGGAACATTGAGGCCCAACTCTTCCATCAGCGCTTTTTGTACCGCCAATCCTTTATCGCCCAGCGACGCCAGCGTGCCGGCAGCCCCGGCAAATTCACCGACCAGCACGCGGGGACGCGCCTGTTGCAGACGTTCGGCATGGCGTTCAAACATGTCCAGCCAGATGGCGGCTTTATAGCCAAAAGTCACCGGCAGCGCCTGCTGTAAGTGGGTGCGTCCGGCCATCGGCGTATCACGATAGCGCAGCGCCAGGTCAGCCAGCGTCGCACGCAACCGGTCCATGTCCGCCTCGAGCAGTTCAAAGGCATCACGAATTTGCAGAACCACCGCCGTGTCCATAATGTCCTGCGTCGTCGCTCCCCAGTGCACGTAGCCGCCAGACTCGCCAGCCTGCTTTGAAATCTGGTGAACGAGCGGCAGGATCGGATAACCGACGATTTCCGTCTCATGGCGCAGCAAATCGAAATCCAGCGTATCGGCATTGCACTTCTCGGCGATCTCTTTGGCTGCCGCTTCCGGGATCACCCCACATCGCGCCTGCGCTTTGGCGAGCGCGACCTCCACTTCGACATATTTGCGAATGAGTTCGTAGTCATCAAACACCGCACGCATTGCCGGTGTACCAAAAGAATCTCTAAATAAAACAGAATCCATTACATTCGAAGCCATAAATCCCCCGGTTTAATCCGATAGTGATAAGATGTGTGTCTGCCCCGGTTTACACCTCAGCCGGGACAGCTTAAATGTCCGAACATAAAACAATGTCCGTACATTTTAAATGTACGGACATTTATAATAATCATGATGAATGTATGGAATAGCCCGTACACATTTTTGTGACTGTGATCATTAATTATTTGATGAAACTGCGATGAAAGAATCTCTGTACAAGCGGATAGCCCGTGAACTGGCCCATCAAATCTCGACGGGAACTTACCCACCGGGTTCACTGTTTCCGACAGAAATGGAACTGTGCGAAACCTGGCAGGTGAGCCGTCACACCATGCGCGA
It encodes:
- the pcaB gene encoding 3-carboxy-cis,cis-muconate cycloisomerase: MASNVMDSVLFRDSFGTPAMRAVFDDYELIRKYVEVEVALAKAQARCGVIPEAAAKEIAEKCNADTLDFDLLRHETEIVGYPILPLVHQISKQAGESGGYVHWGATTQDIMDTAVVLQIRDAFELLEADMDRLRATLADLALRYRDTPMAGRTHLQQALPVTFGYKAAIWLDMFERHAERLQQARPRVLVGEFAGAAGTLASLGDKGLAVQKALMEELGLNVPTSTWHVARDGFAEAVNLLAVMTGSLGKIAYDVMLMASNEFGELYEPFVKGRGASSTMPQKRNPISSELMLACAKGVRQQAGLMLDAMVQDLERATGPWHAEWIAIPESFVLSAGALHQANFMLAGLEVDEAAMLRNLGMTNGLIVAEAVMMGLAPYIGRQDAHDVVYDACRIVNEKGGHLADVLNAMPTVAQRLDPQLIHQLTDPANYLGMAPEMVDQVLAKYQSRK